A portion of the Salmo trutta chromosome 1, fSalTru1.1, whole genome shotgun sequence genome contains these proteins:
- the LOC115196110 gene encoding LIM homeobox transcription factor 1-alpha-like, whose amino-acid sequence MLPIEVSEGVCFTSSEHDEGRRDGMKTEETQSCLQKPPASTPFGSEHMGGDGEVCAGCESPIADRFLLRVNERSWHETCVKCAVCLSVLSGTCYCRDRLLYCKHDYEKLFVRKCSACLQVIGRSELIMRVLGQVYHLGCFSCCECERRLQRGDEFVLKEGQLLCRGDYEKEREMLAAISPTPTESVKSEDEDGGGGSVGGKGSEGKDHKRSKRPRTILTTQQRRAFKASFEVSSKPCRKVRETLAAETGLTVRVVQVWFQNQRAKMKKIARRQQQQQQQQEQEQLGGSRRGPNGSSGHGLDGLLSYSSLPRQQLLALDPNIYGGEPFRHGLTPPQLGSEHLHSYDSETVFHDLDSDGSLSHLGDCLLAVADGGLLAGRVGNPIDRLYSMQNSYFTS is encoded by the exons GTGTTTCACCTCAAG CGAACACGACGAAGGAAGGAGGGACGGGATGAAAACAGAGGAGACCCAATCATGTCTTCAGAAGCCTCCAGCCTCTACGCCATTCG GTTCAGAACATATGGGTGGAGACGGCGAGGTGTGCGCGGGGTGTGAGTCGCCCATTGCGGATCGCTTCCTACTGCGTGTCAACGAGCGCTCGTGGCACGAGACCTGCGTCAAGTGTGCGGTGTGTCTGAGCGTGCTTAGTGGGACATGCTACTGCAGAGACCGACTACTCTACTGCAAGCATGACTACGAAAA gctgtttgtCAGGAAGTGCAGTGCGTGCCTGCAGGTGATTGGGCGCTCAGAGCTGATCATGCGTGTACTGGGGCAGGTGTACCACCTGGGCTGTTTCAGCTGCTGTGAATGTGAGCGCCGGCTGCAGCGCGGAGATGAGTTTGTCCTGAAGGAGGGACAGTTGCTCTGCAGAGGAGActatgagaaggagagagagatgctggCTGCCATCAGCCCCACACCCACTGAGTCAG TGAAGAGTGAGGATGAGGATGGTGGGGGCGGTTCTGTAGGGGGGAAGGGCAGCGAAGGGAAGGACCACAAACGGTCAAAGCGACCACGCACCATCTTGACCACACAGCAGCGCAGAGCTTTCAAGGCCTCCTTCGAGGTGTCCTCTAAACCTTGCAGAAAG GTGAGAGAGACACTGGCAGCTGAGACCGGGTTGACGGTTCGAGTCGTGCAGGTGTGGTTCCAAAACCAGAGAGCAAAG ATGAAGAAGATAGCTCGcaggcagcagcaacagcagcagcagcaggagcaggagcagcTGGGAGGGTCCAGGAGAGGGCCGA acGGTTCTAGTGGTCACGGATTGGACGGTCTGTTGTCGTACTCTTCGTTGCCACGACAGCAGCTACTGGCTCTGGACCCCAACATCTACGGAGGAGAGCCGTTCCGCCATGGCCTCACACCCCCTCAGCTGGGCTCTGAACATCTTCACTCCTacg ATTCAGAGACTGTGTTCCACGATCTGGACAGCGACGGGAGCCTTAGTCACCTCGGCGACTGTCTCCTGGCAGTGGCGGACGGTGGGCTCCTGGCGGGACGGGTGGGAAACCCCATCGACCGCCTCTACTCCATGCAGAACTCCTACTTCACATCCTGA
- the LOC115196105 gene encoding coiled-coil-helix-coiled-coil-helix domain-containing protein 5: protein MQVAMDITTKYCHKEMESYGQCVAAHPSTWQQHCQDLKMKVAQCTSSHPVIQKIRTDCSKEFTEFERCLLENQNSPTSCSAHVARFLGCAETVDLAGVAVNPVPQPS from the exons AT GCAGGTTGCCATGGATATCACCACCAAGTATTGCCATAAGGAGATGGAGAGCTATGGGCAGTGTGTGGCCGCTCACCCGTCAACATGGCAACAGCATTGTCAAGACCTGAAGATGAAGGTGGCACAGTGTACTTCTTCACA CCCTGTGATCCAGAAGATCCGGACAGACTGTTCAAAAGAGTTCACAGAGTTTGAACGCTGCTTACTAGAGAACCAGAACTCACCTACCTCCTGTTCAGCACACGTAGCACGCTTCCTCGGCTGTGCCGAGACAGTGGACCTTGCCGGAGTGG CAGTGAACCCGGTTCCTCAGCCCTCTTAG